In the Primulina eburnea isolate SZY01 chromosome 15, ASM2296580v1, whole genome shotgun sequence genome, TAAGCCGCTTGAGGAAACTACACCTTTACTGGAGGTAAAGCTGTGGGCTATCGAAATCTTTTTGGCACGCCATGGAAGGTTTTTATAGAAGATGATGGTCCCATCTTTATAAATGGTGTTCTCCATCTCAGGGCAGAGCTCACAGTCAAACAATGAGTCTTTAGCATGCCTGTGTAGACATGTTTTCCGATTTGGTCCACTTGAGTTTTGAGCCATGACAGAGCCTAATGTTAAATGTAATTCAGCCAAGTCCTTGGGGGATGTAAAAAGTAACTACCTTGAACATATAATTGAAATTAAATTGCATAATTCGTTCATATGGTTTTGGTTTCTTCGTTTCAGATGCCGTGATATAGAATGTCTCAAGTCGCAAAATACAGTTATATAGGAATATGTAGCAGAATGACACACTAAAGACTTGGTTTCTGCATGAGATCAAACCGGACAATTAAAGCAAAATGTCCATGACACGAGTTCAAACATTCTATAAAAACTAGAGATCTTTTGCAACAATTGATGTTACGGAATGCAAATTCACAAATACCTATATCGGGATATAGGATAGCATCCAGTCAATATATGTGCAGAGAGCAAGCATGTGGGCTAAAATAAGTGCACTATAAAGTAGCAGCCAGAAGATCAACGTATCAAATTATCAAGTCCCTCAAACTAGTCATGCTTCTGGATATATGCATATGCAACATATTTGAGATTTTGATGGTTGTATAATTGTTCTAAATATGAACCTTTCAGTGAGAGTAAACGCATCATAATTTGAGGGATTCGATAACCAAAAAAGTATTGCTGCTCTTATTAACTGCAAAAGCAACAGTCTATGATCCATTACGAAAGAGCAAGAATCCTTGTAACGAATACAACACAAAGTAAAGTAATTGCCTCGTGAACATCAACGGTAaaacaatttcaaaaactgGATTATACCAAACAAACCTCTATCAATCAACTCTTCTGCACTACACTCTGGTCTTTCGGGCAAGCTTGGACCACTCAGTGTGGTATGATCCAGGACAATCGATTCTCTCATAAGTATGTGCTCCGAAATAATCCCTTTGAGCCTGCACAAGGTTGGCTGGAAGCCTTCCACGTCTATACGTATCAAAATACTGCAAACTCGCAGACATCCCGGGGACGCCAATTCCCTTCTGAATTGCCAGACCTACAACTCTCCTCCATGCTGCCTGTCTCTGTACCATCTCCCTTGCAAACTCAGGATCAACCAACAAGTTGGCCAGCCCCGAGTTCCTCTGATACGCTTGCTTAATCCTATCCAAAAACACTGCCCTAATAATGCACCCACCTTTCCATATCCTTGCTAATTCCCCCAGGTTCAATCCCCACCCCTTTTCGATACTCTTCCCTCTTAACAAATTCATGCCTTGCGCATAACTACAAATCTTGGATGCATAAAGAGCCTGCCTAACATCATCGACCAACCTCTTTTTATCCACTGAAGCCACATTGTTAATCATCTCCTCCTTCAAACCTTCCTTCTTGAAAATCTCAGCAGCCTCTTCCCTCTCCTCCTTCAAGCCACTCATATAACGGCTGTCCAAAGAGGCAGCAATTGTTGGAGCCGCAATCGACAACTCAGCCGCTTGTTGCACAGTCCATTTCCCAGTCCCTTTCATCCCCGTCTTATCCAAAATCTTATCCACCAAATGCTCACTACCCGTCTCCTCATCCTCCACCTTAAAAATATCCCCAGTAATCTCAATCAAGAAACTCTCCAACTCCCCCCGATTCCACTCATCGAAAATCCCAGCCAACTCCTCATTCCCCAACCCTCCAACGTTCTTCAACACATCATACGCCTCCGAAATCAGCTGCATATCCCCATACTCGATCCCATTATGCACCATCTTAACAAAATTTCCCGACCCCCCTTCACCAATATAGGTAACACAAGGGCCATCATCCACCTGCGCGGCCAccttatcaagaatatgatgaaCATTCAAGTAAGCCCGGTGGGATCCTCCCGGCATCAAAGACGGACCATTTCGAGCCCCATCTTCACCTCCAGAGACCCCCATTCCGAGATAGAGCAAGCCCTTATCAGAAACCTCTGAAATGCGACGTTCTGTGTTTTCATACCACTCATTACCACCATCAATGACAGTATCACCGGGCTCCATATAAGCCGACAGGGCAGCTATAGTTTGATCAACAGGTGCGCCAGCTTTGACTAAAATGATCACTGACCTGGGCTTTTTAATCGACAAGACGAAATCTTTAGGATTGTATTGGCCAGACAGAGGGAGATTACCTTCCCGATGAGCTCGATCTACAGTTTCATCAACTTTTGAGGTGGTGCGATTGTAGACTGAGATGGGGAAACCTTTCTCTGCTATGTTCAGAGCCAGGTTTTGGCCCATTACCGCCAGGCCCGCAAGCCCAATCTGCGATAGCGTAGCTGCTGATTCCATAGCCGATCCGAGAGATGAGCGGAAGCAGGAGGGATAACGTGAGCAGTTCTTGAATTGAGAAAGAGACAAAGCACTAAGGTTTCAGAAATGGGTCATTTAAGACTATTAAATTAATATCACTTCACCAACAGCAAATTTTGAAATGACGAGTTTAGCCTTCCACTTGTTGcacattttttataattaaaataaaataaaaataaactataGTGATGTGAGGATATAACCCCGAGAATCTATTTGAAATGCATTTAGATGCGAAGTTGCAATCACATGATAAGTTTCATCGACACTGGAAAATTTAAAGTAAGTGAGATGAAATAACAACTTCAAAGAAGATAGAAAATAAGATTCGAGAACTTTTTTGTTTGAATAAATCATAATGAAGGgacatatcatattttcaatcaTCACAAAATTGAGtttataaatgtttaaaaatgaTCAAAATTGATTTTTACTCGATTCCGTGGAGTATACAATTAGATATAATAATTGTATTATCTTTAAAAaacacaaaacaaaaaatttattcaaGGGTATTAAAGTCTTTATCAGCTACGATGATATCTAGGCAGCCTGACCCAATTGTTTTACATTTAAGTCAGGTGTTCGCACCAATAGGATGCCAGACTATAAATATCATAGGTAAAATGTAAACAATATActagtattatttatttatttcacacTGGGGCAAATAGAATGGACAAACCCTGCGAATTGGACAAATACACTAGTTCAGACTAggggtgcaaacgaaccgaacatGTTCGCGAGCTTTTCGAGCATGTtcgataaatattcgattcgtattcgaacttatcgaactcgagccgaactcgaacatgttcgaattttttttcgagccgaactcgagcctAAACTAATATATTCGATAGTTCGCGAATAGTTCGCGAacctttatttaatatatatatatatatatatatatatatatatatatatatatatatatataccgaaAGCGTGAAAAATTTCAAAAGGGCCTGTTTTTGCCCGGTTGCCGGTCACGCAAAATACACGCGTTCCATTCTTGGCTCTCACAAATACAGGTGTTCTACGTCTGTCTCTCCACTAAGCAAAGGTGTTGTTCTGTCAAGGAAATAGTGCCTGTCCAAGCTGTGTGGTGTCCGGTGCTCTCTTTTCCTTGGTTCTTTTCCCCATTTGTTTGCAATTTTTTCCCCCGAAGTCCTTTTGTTCCTCGCCTCTTTTGCTGTAAACCTTCTTCTCAGTTACCATCAACCTTACGCCCACCTATTTCCGCAGCGTTTTGCGTGGTACAATCTCCCCCGCTCCTCTCTTTCGCATCGGAAAGCTTAGTTTGGGTCTGTTTTCGCCTTATATTTGCTTTAATCTGGTTTCTCGCTTTTATTTTCCCCCCACCCGACGCGTTGCTTCTTTTGGATTTTTATATCTTACCGCTTCGTAAATTAGAGTTTTCTGTTCTTACATGCCTTCTTCTACTTTACCTGCGCTTTTCTATGTCTAGGGTTTTAACGCAGCGGTCTCCCTTTCGCTTACTCATTCCGCTCTGCTCTCCTTCGCCTCAGAAATCGTTATTTAGGTACGTGCTTTATTTGGTTTTGCTTTAATATGTTTTTCCCTTGTGTTTTGCTCTCTATCCGCCAGTTTTTCCCTCTTTTTTTTTAAGCTCCGTGAGGATTCAGGGGCCTGTGCTTATATGGCTACTAACATTTTTTTGCTCTTGACGCTTCGAGGCAGCGATAgtcattttgctgaggagtacAGAGGAGAAATAGGTGAGTTGATCTTACCACTGTCTTGCTTCTAAAACGAATTACTTTGGTGTATGGTTTGTTTTGATGGGCTGCTCGTGTTGCTTCCCCTACATGCCGTCTTATTTGCTTACAATTCTTTTCCTTTAGTTTTGTATACAAGCTTACGCACTTATACGTTTTCCTCTGTTCTGTTTGTGGGTTTTGACGTTCGCATTTTTTCCCTATGATCCCTTCTCTGTTGGCGTGTGGCTAAAAAATACCAGTTGCTTGTGCTGTTGTCTTGCTCCTGATCCGATTCGACTTGGTTAATGATTTTGCTTCGAGATTATTTGTCCAATGACAGGAACACATTACAAGGGTCTCGGTTGTTTCGTTTCTGTTCTTGCTTCCTGTCAGTGGCGTGCGCTTTGCCCCTTCTTCGTCGCTTTGATAGTTGTTTTAGGGCTTCTTTTTTGACTTTTATTCTTGTGACATTTTTTTGTTCTAGGGTTTCATTTATGCTTTACAGTTTTTTTTGCTTTTGTCCAAATTCTTACTTGTATACTCTCTTAATTAATTTGTTTGTAATTTTGTATCTTTTTCAGGTATGACTGAATCTGTTCCAGCAGTAAATTCAGTTAATGTACAAGTTTCGTTAGCTTCAAATGAGACACAAGAACAGATAATAGATAAAGAGGATGTGCTaattgatgatgatgatgatgatcaaCTTCATAAGCCAAAGAGACAAAAGAGATCTGAAGTATGGTCAGAGATGATTGAGGTTGAAGACCCAAAAGGTGGCGAGAATAAGTTCAAGTACAAGTGCAAACATTGCCATCAACTCCTCGCAAAAATAGGGTCAGGTACTACATCACACTTACGACGTCATTTAGAAAGTTGTGTCCGTCACTTGGAGtctaaaaaaaaacatgatgaTAAACTCAAACAACAACAATTATTGTTAGGCTTCGAAAGTATAGATACAACTATATCACCTTTGTTACTTGATGGAAAGTTTTGCATGGAACGCATGAAAGAAGCAGCTGCCACATGGATACTAATGCATGAACATCCATTTACATTAATAGAAGAAGAAGGTTTTAATATGTTTTGCAGACGTGGAATGCCTGAGTGGACTCGTATATCACGAACAACAGCAAAAAAGAGTTGTTCAGTGATATACGAAgccgagaaaaaaaaaattgcatggtTTGCTGAAAAATATAGAAAAGATTAGCCTCACAACAGATTTATGGAAATCAAAAAATCAGAAATTAGAGTACATGGTCATCACTGGTCATTGGATTGACTCGTCTTGGAAATTGAATAAGCGTGTTCTCAATTTCTTTCATATTCCTCCCCCTCGTGATGGTCCTCAAATTTCAGATACTCTTCTAAAATGTGCAAGACAGTGGGGAATTGAAAATAAGGTTTTTACAGTTTCTGTTGATAATGCAAGTGCTAATGATGCTGCAATTAAATATATGAAGGAAGATTTCTTGAGAATAAATAAAAAACTGGTTTGTGGGGGGAAATTATTTCATGTACGATGTTGTGCGCATATTTTAAATCTTATAGCTCAAGATGGACTCAATGAAATCAAGGGGATTGTTCATGTAATTCGTCAGAGTGTGGATTTCATTAGAAGAACAGATGCTAGACTCATTCAATTTGCTGAAATTGTGAAGCAATTGAAATTAAATGAAAGAAGATTGGTTGATGATTGTAAGACAAGGTGGAATTCAACTTATGAGATGCTGGGAATAGCAATTGCTTTCAAAGAGGTTTTTCCAAGATTTAAAGATCGAGAACCAAGCTACATTCATTGTCCAACTGAAGATGATTGGGATAAATTGCTTAAAGTATTTTCAATCTTGAAAGTATTTTATGATGCAACAAACATAATTTCTGGAAGTGAGTATCCTACTGCCAATCTTTTTTTAAATGAAGTCTTTCGAGTGAAAGTAGTCTTGGATGAGAGATCTTGTGATGAAGAGGAGTTTATCAGAAACATGGTGCAAAAAATGAAGGCAAAGTTTGATAAATATTGGGGTGAATGCAATTTGTTAATGGCTGTTGGTTGTGTTTTAGATCCTAGGTGCAAAATGCGTGCACTTGAATTCAGTTTTCCTAAACTTTATACCTCATTTGAAGCAGAGAGTAATATTAAAGAGGTTGAGAGGCTTCTGTATGCAATTTATAAAGAATATTCAGATGCATCTACTGAAAAACTTCAAGGAACAAGAACCAATTCTGAATCTCAAGGAAGTAGCAGTAGGTCAACTCAAATTAGTGAGGAAATTCCTAGTTTTTCTTTGGGATGGTCTGAATTCTCTTCTTATTTAAACGAAATTGAAATGGTACAACCTAAAAAATCTGAGTTAGCTGTGTATTTAGAAGAAGGATGTCACAGGCATCCTAATAAGCAATTTGATGCTCTCGGTTGGTGGAAGCTCAATACATACAAATTTCCGGTGTTGTCGACAATGGCTAGAGATATATTAGCCATACCAATTACCACAGTAGCTTCAGAGGCAACATTTAGTGCCGGGAGTCGTGTGATAGACAAGTACCGTTCTTCTTTAGCTCCTACAACAGTAGAAATGCTGATGTGCGGCGGAGATTGGTGTCGAAAACGACATGGGGTGACTAAAAAAACTAAGGTAATGATATAAAGTTTTGCTAatgctctttttttttttaaaataagttgTTAAATGATGCCTTTGTCATTATTATTGCAGGCTGAAAAGCAAGCTTTGACAATCAATCTTCCTATGGATTAAGTTGATGGACAGCTTTAAAAacaagttacttttggaaggtAAACTATTGTATGTCTAAATTATAATTAGTtttaacttaatttaaattattttagttTACTAACATGTGTATTTGAAAATGCTGCAGATTTCAGATATCAAAAGAAGCATTATATGCTTACATCTTATGTTTTTGTGTTGCAGATTAGAGTCATTCTCATGAAAATGACTATTTTGATTTTTGCATAGGTTTTAATATTCGGAAATGTGGAACTTTTCTTTTAGATTTCCTAGAACTTTGGTATGTTTTGGTATATAAAAGCAACAGACTTGACTTGGAGAGAGCTTGGGACAAGCTGTGCAGCTCAACTGTATAGGGTTTGGATTTGGATTCTACAACTTTTGTATATTTTGGTATGTAAAAGAAACTAGTACTTGACTTGAGAGTTGGCTTGGGACATGTGGCTCTAACTCTATACAGTTTGTTTAACCAGTTACAAAGTTTTGCTAAtgctcttttttttaaaaaaataagttgGTAAATGATGCCTTTGTCATTATTATTGCAGGCTGAAAAGCAAGCTTTGACAATCAATCTTCCTATGGATTAAGTTGATGGACAGCTTTAAAAacaagttacttttggaaggtAAACTATTGTATGTCTAAATTATAATTAGTtttaacttaatttaaattattttagttTACTAACATGTGTATTTGAAAATGCTGCAGATTTCAGATATCAAAAGAAGCATTATATGCTTACATCTTATGTTTTTGTGTTGCAGATTAGAGTCATGCTCATGAAAATGACTATTTTGATTTTTGCATAGGTTTTAATATTTGGAAATGTGGAACTTTTCTTTTAGATTTCCTAGAACTTTGGTATGTTTTGGTATATAAAAGCAACAGACTTGACTTGGAGATAGCTTGGGACAAGCTGTGCAGCTCAACTGTATAGGGTTTGGATTTGGATTCTACAACTTTTGTATATTTTGGTATGTAAAAGAAACTAGTACTTGACTTGAGAGTTGGCTTGGGACATGTGGCTCTAACTCTATACAGTTTGTTTAACCAGTTACTTGATTTTTTGCTAGGAGTATGATGTGGATTTGGATTCCATATGAAAATAGTTTAACCATTTACTTGACTTTTTTGCTATGAATTGCATATTTCAGCATAAGTTgatgttattttaattaatttgtctACTTTGTTTTTGCATGTTTGAtgaatttttcatttcatcttTGAAATGCCAAAGTTTAGATTCCAAAATATAGAGTTCCCTATCATTACTGTGTTTGTCATTAATTGgttaaaaattacaaattacAAAATAATGGCTCGAATatttcgaatcgagctcgaatcGGAGATATTTCGAACTACAGTTCGATTCTATTCGAatcaaaattcaaataattCGAATCAAACTCGAGCCCGAACTTTatttcgaatcgagctcgaacaaaaaattttcattttttcgaACTTCGAATCGAATACGAATATTACACATATgtttcgagctcgagctcgaataTTAATATTCTTATATTATTCGGCTCGATTCGGTTCGATTGCACCCCTAGTTCAGACTTGTCCCAATGTTTGGGTTTGGGGCCGTTCGGGTTGTACCTTTTGGTGTGAAGCAGGGACACTGCTTGGGAAAACTAAGGGGTCACACAAACACAGCATGTTAAATTTATTGACATTACCATGAAATACGGCTTTGATTAATTTGTCCATTTGTATATAATAAGATTCCATCGAACTTTACATTAAAATTCCTCTTCGCCTAATCATACTCTTGACACAAAGCATCAACAGAATGACATACTGCACAACCGATGGTTTGATATCCAGAAAGCAACCTGATTAAAAAGAACTGCATACTCGAAGGATTTCTTTTCTCACGCCTTTTCGATGACCTCGAAAAGATGCATCTTAACTGAAACATTGGCGAGGGTCATACAACTCGAGTACGAACAGATTCCTATTCACCTAGTGTCGGCAAGTCAACCATTCAAAGTTGGACGGTGCACATGTTAAATAAATGTCAGAATTTTGAAATGATTCGTTCACACGTAACGCGTTTTAAACGCGGTTTCACACCTCAAATTCTACTATAAATAGGTGTCTCATTCTTTCATTTTGAATCATccattcttcgagttttctcccATCTTATAAGCATGTGAGTGAttagttttataatatttgtgaggtatttgttctcctgtattaagagagtgtgtgttctctttgaaaacacagtgagtgagttgtacaccacaaaatattatagtggaaatcttTTCAttttgcccgtggtttttaccctaataatttttaggggttttccacgtaaatctcggtgtccagtttattctttattttcgggttttattatctcaaattccgcacgtgggaccaacaagtggtatcagagccttggtttaaaatttcttgaaattctaagtatgctctgtggttgcagcctagactgatcttccacatcaaaaaagattttttgagatttttatttaaggcgggattattttgtccggtctactaaaattgttgtagacataataACGGGAAAGTACGATATATCAAAGTTCAATGAAAGCAATTTTATGTTGTGGAAAATAAATATACAAGCCGTTTTAAGAAAGGAGAATTGCTTGGCAGCTATTAGAGATAAACCGGTGGAGATTAcagatgatggaaagtggaataAGATGAATGATAATACCGTTgtcaatttacacttggctatagcagacgaagtattgtcaagtatctctgagataaaaacagaaaaagttatctgggatactctgacaaagatgtacgaggtcaagtcgctacacaacatgattttcctaaagagaaggctttatactcttcggatggcagaatcttcatcgatgaccgaccatatcaacacactaaatactctatttgcacaactcacttccatggggcataaaataggggaaaatgaacgtgcagAGCTTTTACTTCAAAGTCAaccagattcatatgatcaacttatcatcaacataaccaaaaatattcttatgggctttctGAGATTCGACGATGTCAtaactgcggttctcggagaCGAAAGCCagcgcaagaataaggaagacaTGTTGATAACTTCGAAGCAGGCAGAGGCTTtgccgatgataagaggaagatatatggaccgtgactccagtgggagccaaagacgaggtagatcaaagtcaagaagtaagaagaaaaatatttactgctttaaatgtgatggtaaagggcacttcaagaaagagtgtacgagtatcgagaAGAGTTCTAAAGGAAATAtggccagtacttcaggcagtggtgaaatattattcagcgaagcaaCAACAGTTGCAAaaggcagacacaaattttgtgacacgtggattatggattcaggagcgacgtggcacatgacgtctcggagagaatggtttgatcattatgaaccaatcTCAGGAAGATCTGcattcatgggaaatgatcatgccttggaaatcgctggggtcggtaatatcaaaattaaaatgtttgatggcaccatttgCACCATACAGGATGTACGACATGTGAAATGACTGACAAagaatcttttgtccttggggcaattggatgacatcgggtgcaaaactcgtATCGAGAAcgagatcatgaaaattgtgaagggcgcgcttgtggttatgaaggcggaaaaagttgctgcaaatctgtacgtacttttgggagaaacacacaaagagtcagaactagctgttgcatcaattggttcaggagaagaattaacagtgttatggcatagaaagctcgggcatatgtcagaacgagggTTGAAAATTCTATCAGAACGAAAGCTGCTGCcggacttacaaaagtgtcactacccttttgtgagcactgtgttaccagtaaacaacacagattaaagtttgacacttctactgccaggagcaaaagtatatcggagctgattcattcggatgtttggcaagcaccggttgtatccctaggaggagcgagatattttgtctcgttcattgatgatttctctaggagatgttgggtgtatccaatcaagaagaaatcagatgtttccagatcttcaaagatttcaaagcgcgggttgaacttgattcagaaaagaaaataaagTGTCTGAGGATTGataatggaggagaatataccagtgagGAATTTGATGCCTATTGTCAATATGAGGGCATCAAAAGACAAttcacgacggcttacacacctcaacagaatggagtggcagagcggatgaacaggaccttgttggacagaacaaagGCTATGTTGAGAACTGCAggtctagaaaagtcattttgagcagaagcagtcaaaaccgcttgttatattatcaatcgttctccttcagtggtgattgatctgaagactccgatggagatgtggaccgggaagccgacagattattTTTATTTGCATACATTTGAAAGTCctgtgtacgttctgtacaatgagcaag is a window encoding:
- the LOC140815198 gene encoding zinc finger BED domain-containing protein RICESLEEPER 2-like is translated as MATNIFLLLTLRGSDSHFAEEYRGEIGMTESVPAVNSVNVQVSLASNETQEQIIDKEDVLIDDDDDDQLHKPKRQKRSEVWSEMIEVEDPKGGENKFKYKCKHCHQLLAKIGSDTLLKCARQWGIENKVFTVSVDNASANDAAIKYMKEDFLRINKKLVCGGKLFHVRCCAHILNLIAQDGLNEIKGIVHVIRQSVDFIRRTDARLIQFAEIVKQLKLNERRLVDDCKTRWNSTYEMLGIAIAFKEVFPRFKDREPSYIHCPTEDDWDKLLKVFSILKVFYDATNIISGSEYPTANLFLNEVFRVKVVLDERSCDEEEFIRNMVQKMKAKFDKYWGECNLLMAVGCVLDPRCKMRALEFSFPKLYTSFEAESNIKEVERLLYAIYKEYSDASTEKLQGTRTNSESQGSSSRSTQISEEIPSFSLGWSEFSSYLNEIEMVQPKKSELAVYLEEGCHRHPNKQFDALGWWKLNTYKFPVLSTMARDILAIPITTVASEATFSAGSRVIDKYRSSLAPTTVEMLMCGGDWCRKRHGVTKKTKAEKQALTINLPMD
- the LOC140814134 gene encoding 6-phosphogluconate dehydrogenase, decarboxylating 1, chloroplastic-like, whose protein sequence is MESAATLSQIGLAGLAVMGQNLALNIAEKGFPISVYNRTTSKVDETVDRAHREGNLPLSGQYNPKDFVLSIKKPRSVIILVKAGAPVDQTIAALSAYMEPGDTVIDGGNEWYENTERRISEVSDKGLLYLGMGVSGGEDGARNGPSLMPGGSHRAYLNVHHILDKVAAQVDDGPCVTYIGEGGSGNFVKMVHNGIEYGDMQLISEAYDVLKNVGGLGNEELAGIFDEWNRGELESFLIEITGDIFKVEDEETGSEHLVDKILDKTGMKGTGKWTVQQAAELSIAAPTIAASLDSRYMSGLKEEREEAAEIFKKEGLKEEMINNVASVDKKRLVDDVRQALYASKICSYAQGMNLLRGKSIEKGWGLNLGELARIWKGGCIIRAVFLDRIKQAYQRNSGLANLLVDPEFAREMVQRQAAWRRVVGLAIQKGIGVPGMSASLQYFDTYRRGRLPANLVQAQRDYFGAHTYERIDCPGSYHTEWSKLARKTRV